The proteins below come from a single Spiroplasma endosymbiont of Atherix ibis genomic window:
- a CDS encoding IS3 family transposase — translation MSKEEKINFIKSRDYKTTIKELLELLNLKKSYWDKYKNHCFIDKKNKFDYIKYDILKVFNDNRKQFGYRQVSKELSHKYSTYIIRKVMRENKIIARFAKNQLKKANKRKLQNSNVEYPDLVQRKYSAVKEKYKILYTDITYLIWKGKKAYKSTIIDGFTKEVISSDISYKMSAKFVIATLKRAINVIKKIKDPSGIIIHSDHGVQYTSKTWKTVCDSNNLIISMGAKKTCADNIVIESYHSLLKKGTIHNNKYESLEHYITDVIEWDKWYNSKKSQNSFLNIEWKNKDVFYGTITI, via the coding sequence ATGTCTAAAGAGGAAAAAATAAATTTTATTAAATCAAGAGATTATAAAACAACAATTAAGGAACTACTCGAGTTACTAAATTTAAAAAAATCCTATTGAGATAAATATAAAAATCATTGTTTCATAGATAAAAAAAATAAATTTGATTATATAAAATACGATATTTTAAAAGTATTTAATGATAATAGAAAGCAATTTGGATATAGGCAAGTTTCAAAAGAACTATCTCATAAATATTCAACATATATAATTCGAAAAGTAATGCGAGAAAATAAAATTATAGCTAGATTTGCTAAAAATCAATTAAAAAAAGCAAATAAAAGAAAACTACAAAATTCAAATGTAGAATATCCAGATCTTGTTCAAAGAAAATATAGTGCTGTCAAAGAAAAATACAAAATTTTATATACAGATATTACTTATTTAATTTGAAAAGGAAAGAAAGCTTATAAATCAACAATAATCGATGGATTCACAAAAGAAGTTATTTCATCAGATATTTCTTATAAAATGTCTGCAAAATTTGTAATTGCTACTTTAAAAAGAGCAATTAATGTTATTAAAAAAATAAAAGATCCGAGTGGAATAATTATTCACTCAGATCACGGAGTTCAATACACAAGCAAAACGTGAAAAACTGTTTGTGATTCGAACAATTTAATTATATCAATGGGAGCGAAAAAAACATGTGCAGATAACATTGTTATTGAAAGTTATCACTCTTTACTTAAAAAAGGAACAATTCATAATAACAAATATGAATCACTTGAACATTATATAACTGATGTTATTGAATGAGATAAATGATATAACTCAAAAAAATCTCAAAATAGTTTTTTAAATATAGAATGAAAAAATAAAGATGTCTTTTATGGCACAATAACTATATAA
- a CDS encoding ABC transporter ATP-binding protein, which translates to MNDLVTFKNFVKKFKSKKIGPLSCSIEKSKITAILGPSGSGKSVILNSILGIIKKFRGEISIDNVSRKKGNYYTINKKIGYYTQMDFSLYEISCYKFLFDICITMGISRKDSVQRIEHWLKYFDLWESKDKKIKSFSWGMKNRVNLILCFIKEPEILILDEPGANLDSLWRNKIKTLLIECKKQNKTIIIIVHNIDEIIDIVDDLIIIDNGECVFNGKKSDLNIYEKYKVYIKNTFDLETFKVFLKEKNIKVFKFDEFENSIIVAFNTYQQINFLFLYLVKNKLPLKNIVRLPINIESIQKALKN; encoded by the coding sequence ATGAATGATTTAGTTACATTTAAAAATTTTGTTAAAAAATTTAAATCAAAAAAAATAGGACCATTAAGTTGTTCTATAGAGAAATCTAAAATTACAGCTATTTTAGGACCATCTGGGAGTGGAAAATCTGTTATTTTAAATTCTATTTTGGGAATTATTAAAAAATTTAGAGGAGAAATTTCAATTGATAATGTTAGTCGTAAAAAAGGAAATTATTATACTATTAACAAAAAAATAGGTTATTATACACAAATGGATTTTTCTTTGTATGAAATAAGTTGTTATAAATTTTTATTTGATATTTGTATTACTATGGGAATAAGTAGAAAAGATTCAGTTCAAAGAATAGAACATTGATTAAAATACTTTGATCTTTGAGAATCAAAAGATAAAAAAATTAAGTCTTTTTCATGAGGAATGAAAAATAGAGTTAATTTAATTTTGTGTTTTATAAAGGAACCTGAAATTCTAATTTTAGATGAACCAGGAGCTAATCTTGATTCTTTGTGAAGAAATAAAATTAAAACACTTTTAATTGAATGTAAAAAACAAAATAAAACTATTATAATTATAGTTCACAATATTGATGAAATTATTGATATTGTTGATGATCTAATAATTATAGATAATGGTGAATGTGTTTTTAATGGTAAAAAATCTGATTTAAATATTTATGAAAAATATAAAGTTTATATTAAAAATACTTTTGATTTAGAAACTTTTAAAGTATTTTTAAAAGAAAAAAATATAAAAGTATTTAAGTTTGATGAATTTGAAAACTCAATTATTGTTGCTTTTAATACTTATCAACAAATTAATTTCTTATTCTTATATTTAGTAAAAAATAAATTACCTTTAAAAAATATTGTAAGATTACCTATAAATATTGAATCTATTCAAAAAGCATTAAAAAATTAA
- a CDS encoding cation-translocating P-type ATPase encodes MDENLLGSDSELEKKLETNIKEGLTNDQVESKRAKYGLNELPQGKVTPWYLVFLKTLVEPILLVLMGAAIISIVAPIISNGGHIKPSEFIDAAVILSIVLIDAILETVQTIKARKSMDALKSLSKPKAIVIRNDMQQEIDASDLVPGDIVVLEAGKYIPADLRIIESSDLVIDEANLTGESLPVEKTHLALKEATTILAEMKNIAFMSTFITSGRAIGVVIKTGQETEIGKIAKSINENEKESTPLEKKLNSFTYWISGLSFILAVLIFTTLFFSGDQKAWANYLMVAITLAIGVIPECLAAVVSITLSISTKKMVKQHVIIKKLQAVETLGNVNFICTDKTGTLTQNKMTVKKMIMDNKIISSNEYAQEKNDNHMDLFLKALVLCNDSVTEGTERIGDPTELALIDYAEIIGYDEQYSRDIWKRIDEMPFDSERKMMTTVNEINKVNTIFTKGAIDQLLQRCTKIMVDNFLREITNEDKKILLEMSNKLSKDALRVLAFAYHLNYDSLKDKDDLEHDLVFLGALGMIDPVRQSAVNAVQLAHDAGIEVVMITGDHAVTALAIAKDLDLAHSEYEVMSSETLNNLDDKQLLRVIEQIKVFARVNPEHKVRIVDALKQKGNITSMTGDGVNDAPSLSKADIGVAMGITGTDVAKQASDIILTDDNFETIIKGVNEGRNVYQKIKRAIAFVIGVNLANVLSIFILSTINSVSPLEATNILWMNLIVESIIALAMGMGSNDDTLMKIKPVKGKNSLFKGLGYTLFKIILFTTLTSIGAYYFGMMFVNQNELQQILGENHNYANWYEALRSKNVSVTDKIEIGDYGRTAMFIVITCSPCFYANFIKLSNWKAQKKINIVTNKPLWIASMIAVVLNLISICLPLFNEKILNLNSLSSYNSTNWYLIPGSLAISLLPVICMLILDGVVFTIYHYKPDPWRRNRILAQELVELDMQKAKQKRKNKKKIS; translated from the coding sequence ATGGATGAAAATCTCTTAGGTTCTGACTCGGAACTTGAAAAAAAATTAGAAACAAATATCAAAGAAGGTTTGACAAATGATCAAGTTGAATCAAAAAGAGCTAAATATGGACTAAATGAACTACCTCAAGGAAAAGTAACTCCTTGATATTTAGTATTTCTAAAAACCTTAGTTGAACCAATTTTATTAGTATTAATGGGAGCTGCAATTATATCAATTGTTGCTCCAATTATTTCAAATGGTGGTCATATTAAACCCTCTGAATTTATAGATGCTGCTGTTATTCTTTCAATAGTTTTAATAGATGCTATTTTAGAAACTGTACAAACTATTAAAGCACGAAAATCTATGGATGCTTTAAAATCTCTTTCTAAACCAAAAGCTATTGTTATTAGAAATGATATGCAACAAGAAATAGATGCAAGTGATTTAGTTCCTGGAGATATTGTTGTTTTAGAAGCAGGAAAATATATTCCTGCAGACTTAAGAATAATTGAATCAAGTGACTTAGTAATTGATGAGGCGAATTTAACAGGAGAGTCATTGCCTGTTGAAAAAACTCATTTAGCATTAAAAGAAGCAACAACAATATTGGCTGAAATGAAAAATATAGCATTTATGTCTACTTTTATTACTTCAGGAAGAGCAATTGGAGTTGTAATTAAAACAGGACAAGAAACTGAAATTGGAAAAATTGCTAAATCAATAAATGAGAATGAAAAAGAATCAACTCCATTAGAGAAAAAACTAAATTCATTTACTTATTGAATAAGTGGATTGAGCTTTATTTTAGCAGTTTTAATCTTTACAACATTATTCTTTAGTGGAGATCAAAAAGCTTGAGCAAACTACTTAATGGTTGCAATTACTTTAGCAATTGGTGTTATTCCAGAATGTTTAGCAGCTGTTGTGTCAATAACACTAAGTATTAGTACTAAAAAAATGGTTAAACAGCACGTTATTATTAAGAAACTTCAAGCAGTTGAAACTTTGGGAAATGTTAATTTCATTTGTACAGATAAAACAGGAACATTAACTCAAAATAAGATGACTGTTAAAAAAATGATTATGGACAATAAGATTATTTCTTCAAATGAATATGCACAAGAAAAAAATGATAATCATATGGATTTATTTTTAAAAGCATTAGTTTTATGCAATGATTCAGTTACTGAAGGAACTGAAAGAATTGGAGATCCTACAGAATTAGCTCTTATTGATTATGCTGAAATAATTGGCTATGATGAGCAATATTCAAGAGATATTTGAAAAAGAATTGATGAAATGCCTTTTGACAGTGAAAGAAAAATGATGACAACTGTTAATGAAATTAACAAAGTTAATACTATTTTTACAAAAGGAGCAATAGATCAATTACTTCAAAGATGTACAAAAATTATGGTTGATAATTTTTTAAGAGAAATTACCAATGAAGATAAAAAAATATTGTTGGAAATGTCAAATAAACTTTCAAAAGATGCTTTAAGAGTTTTAGCATTTGCATATCATTTAAATTATGATAGTTTAAAAGATAAAGATGATTTAGAACATGATTTAGTATTTTTAGGTGCACTAGGAATGATTGACCCAGTTAGACAATCAGCAGTCAATGCAGTTCAATTAGCTCATGATGCTGGAATCGAAGTTGTTATGATTACAGGAGATCATGCTGTAACTGCTCTTGCAATTGCAAAAGATTTGGATTTAGCACATTCAGAATATGAAGTTATGAGCAGTGAAACTTTAAATAATTTAGATGACAAACAATTATTAAGAGTTATTGAGCAAATCAAAGTATTTGCAAGAGTAAATCCAGAACATAAAGTTCGAATTGTTGATGCTTTAAAACAAAAGGGAAATATTACATCAATGACTGGTGATGGAGTAAATGATGCTCCAAGTTTAAGTAAAGCAGATATTGGTGTTGCTATGGGTATAACAGGAACTGATGTTGCAAAACAAGCTAGTGATATTATTTTAACTGATGATAACTTTGAAACAATTATAAAAGGTGTTAACGAAGGAAGAAATGTTTATCAAAAAATTAAAAGAGCTATTGCTTTTGTTATTGGTGTAAACTTAGCAAACGTCTTGTCAATTTTTATTTTGTCAACTATAAATTCAGTTTCTCCACTAGAAGCTACAAATATTTTATGAATGAACTTAATTGTAGAATCAATAATTGCTCTTGCTATGGGAATGGGTTCTAACGATGATACTTTAATGAAAATAAAACCAGTTAAAGGTAAAAATTCACTTTTTAAAGGTTTAGGATATACTTTATTTAAAATAATTTTATTTACAACATTAACTTCAATTGGAGCTTATTATTTTGGAATGATGTTTGTAAATCAAAATGAATTGCAACAAATTCTAGGAGAAAATCATAATTATGCAAACTGATATGAAGCTTTAAGAAGTAAAAATGTTTCAGTAACAGATAAAATTGAAATAGGAGATTATGGTAGAACTGCAATGTTTATTGTAATAACTTGTTCTCCATGTTTCTATGCAAATTTTATAAAATTATCAAATTGAAAAGCACAGAAAAAAATAAATATAGTTACAAATAAACCTTTATGAATAGCAAGTATGATAGCAGTTGTTTTAAATTTAATTTCAATTTGTCTTCCTCTATTTAATGAAAAAATATTAAATTTAAATAGTTTAAGCAGTTATAATTCAACAAATTGATACTTAATTCCAGGTTCATTGGCAATCTCACTGTTACCAGTAATTTGTATGCTAATTTTAGATGGAGTTGTATTTACAATTTATCATTATAAACCAGATCCATGAAGAAGAAATAGAATTCTAGCTCAAGAATTAGTTGAATTAGACATGCAAAAAGCAAAGCAAAAAAGAAAAAATAAGAAAAAAATAAGTTAA